A part of Patescibacteria group bacterium genomic DNA contains:
- a CDS encoding cold shock domain-containing protein, with the protein MQGTIKKLTDKNFGFIAQEDGAPDLFFHANNLDGVEFSQLREGDAVTFEVEKTPKGNAAVQVKKV; encoded by the coding sequence ATGCAAGGAACCATCAAAAAACTGACTGATAAAAACTTCGGTTTTATCGCTCAAGAAGACGGCGCTCCGGATTTGTTTTTCCACGCCAACAATCTTGACGGCGTTGAATTCAGCCAGTTAAGAGAAGGCGATGCCGTTACTTTCGAGGTTGAAAAAACCCCAAAAGGAAACGCGGCCGTCCAGGTTAAAAAAGTCTAA
- a CDS encoding DEAD/DEAH box helicase, with product MMKTEQTEALSFSGLGIAPTLLDILAGLNYSTPTPIQVQSIPTSLEGKDLVGIAQTGTGKTLAFGIPMLQLLATNKGKGLVVLPTRELALQVDEHLRIIGNKMGLRTAVLIGGEAMGRQLGALRRNPHIIVATPGRLADHAKRGTVKLNDVKILVLDEADMMLDMGFLPQIKEILKLVPKKRQTMLFSATMPNQIMKIATEYMALPIRIEVAPAGTAAENVEHEIIVIDRDSKFGQLKKILGETKGSILMFCRTKHSVKNLTQKIRMAGFSATEIHSNRSLIQRRAALNGFKLGQYRVLVATDIAARGIDVKGIELVINYDLPENSEDYVHRIGRTGRAGKSGKAVSFALPSQMRDIRDIERLIKKTLNVTRPNGEALDPASMKEAFARATLEKYVTGKARGAGKGGGRGFRARGNARPYRPYESQRPGQGFSQRAGKPSHDFGSKAGNSFGNKPPRPGGFGQRSKINYDDNSNAAVENSPDRYNPYNRNKRKSSSRPAGKWRGARNQKASSY from the coding sequence ACAATCCATCCCTACCAGTTTAGAAGGGAAGGATTTGGTCGGGATCGCGCAAACCGGAACCGGCAAAACTTTAGCCTTTGGCATTCCTATGCTCCAGCTTTTGGCTACTAATAAAGGCAAGGGGCTGGTTGTTTTACCGACCCGCGAACTAGCTTTGCAGGTGGATGAACATTTAAGGATTATCGGTAATAAGATGGGCCTTAGGACCGCTGTTTTAATCGGCGGGGAAGCTATGGGACGCCAGCTCGGCGCTCTCCGGCGCAACCCGCATATTATTGTCGCCACTCCCGGGCGCCTCGCTGACCATGCAAAAAGAGGTACAGTAAAATTAAACGACGTAAAAATTTTAGTCTTAGACGAAGCCGATATGATGCTTGATATGGGATTTTTGCCGCAGATTAAAGAAATTTTAAAACTTGTTCCAAAGAAAAGACAAACCATGCTTTTTTCCGCTACCATGCCGAACCAAATCATGAAAATCGCTACCGAGTATATGGCTTTGCCGATTAGAATCGAAGTAGCTCCGGCTGGGACTGCCGCGGAAAACGTGGAACATGAAATTATTGTTATTGACCGGGATTCAAAATTCGGGCAGCTGAAAAAAATCCTTGGCGAAACCAAAGGCTCAATCCTTATGTTTTGCCGGACTAAGCACAGCGTAAAAAACTTGACCCAAAAAATCAGGATGGCCGGGTTTAGCGCTACGGAAATTCATTCCAACCGGTCGCTGATCCAGCGCCGGGCCGCGTTGAATGGTTTTAAGTTAGGCCAATACCGGGTGCTTGTTGCGACCGATATTGCCGCGCGGGGAATTGACGTTAAAGGGATTGAATTGGTTATTAATTATGACTTGCCGGAAAACTCGGAAGATTACGTCCACCGCATCGGCCGGACCGGCCGCGCCGGAAAAAGCGGCAAAGCAGTTTCTTTTGCCTTACCGAGCCAGATGCGGGATATCCGGGATATTGAAAGACTGATTAAAAAAACTTTGAATGTTACCCGGCCGAACGGGGAGGCCCTTGATCCGGCCAGTATGAAAGAGGCTTTTGCCCGGGCAACTCTAGAGAAGTATGTAACCGGAAAGGCGCGGGGAGCGGGTAAAGGCGGCGGCCGGGGCTTTAGGGCCCGGGGCAATGCCAGGCCATACCGGCCATACGAGAGCCAGAGGCCGGGCCAGGGTTTTAGCCAGCGGGCCGGTAAGCCGTCCCATGATTTTGGCAGTAAGGCCGGCAATAGCTTTGGCAACAAGCCACCGAGGCCAGGCGGCTTTGGACAACGGAGTAAAATTAATTACGACGACAATTCGAATGCGGCCGTAGAAAATTCTCCGGACCGGTATAATCCGTATAATAGGAATAAAAGAAAATCTTCGTCCCGGCCCGCGGGCAAGTGGCGGGGGGCGAGAAACCAAAAAGCCTCTTCATACTAG